The Psychrobacillus sp. FSL K6-2836 nucleotide sequence TAGTACCCTACGTTGCTCTACACCAAATCGATGCTGCTCATCTGTGATAACTAGTCCAAGTTTTTTAAATGCAACATCTGGTTGTATTAATGCATGTGTTCCTATCAAAAGATCTATAGTTCCGGCTTCAAGATTTTCTAACACTGCTCTTCTTGCTTTAGCTTTTGTAGAACCTGTCAGCAAAGCAATTCTGACTCCTATAGGAGCTAACCATTCGTCAAGCGAGCTAGCGTGCTGCTCAGCCAATATTTCGGTAGGAGCCATTAATGCTCCTTGATACCCCGCTGTAATTACAGCATATAAGCAAATAGCGGCAACTATAGTTTTCCCAGAACCAACATCTCCTTGTAGTAGACGATTCATGCGGTGAGGTTCACGTAAGTCTCTACAAATTTCATTGACAACTCTTTTTTGAGCATTTGTCAGTTCATAGGGTAAGGTTTCGATTAGCTTTTTAACTAAATCATTATGAAAGATAATCCCATTCCCAACGTTTTGTTCTTTTCGAACCTTTTTAATAGCTTGCATTTTTAGTTGAAAAACGAGTAACTCCTCATAAACAAAGCGTCTTCTAGCGTCTTTGGAATGCTCCGCGTCTTGCGGAAAATGAATACCTTCTAGAGCATCAGATATACCTGGCAAACGATATGGCACTCGAATTGAAGCAGGTAATGCATCTATTAGGGTTTCCTTCATTAGATCCAAGGCCTGTCTCATAAATTTGCGAAATGTTTTTTGATTGATCGAACCTTTTAGAGAATATACTGGTTCAAAATCCTGTAAGTCTGTTTTTGGACCAATTGAAAAAGTGGAGACATTTATGACCTGTCTGCCTCGATCCCATTTACCTGATACTGTAACGATAGAACCAGGAATAATCTTGTCTTTTAAATATCCTTGGTTAAAAAATACCGCTTTTATTAAATGCTGTCCTGCAAGTATACGAACTTGCATTCTGGATTTGTTCTTCCCTAAAAAAAGAAGTGAAGGCTCGCTTTCGACCCTTCCTTCTACTGTGACACGTTCATTATGAGCTGTTTCTGCTAGGTTTTTCAGCCGGAAATCCTCATGTCTATATGGGAATGTCAAGACTAAATCTTCTAATGTAATAATACCCAGGTCCTGTAAAGCGTTAGCTGTCCCACTTCCCACTCCCTTTAAGGAAGTAACTAAATCATTTCTACTAGTTTCCACTTCCTACTACTGCTCCACCAAAAATTTTAGCTTCTAACCACTTGCCAGTAGGAGTTGCTGCAAGACCACCTTGACCTGTTTCTCTTAGGGAAGCTGGCATCGTTTGCCCAATTTTATACATAGCATCAATTACTTCATCACAAGGAATTCGACTCGTCACTCCCGCAAGTGCCATATCTGCTGCCACTAAAGAATTGGAAGCGCCCATCGCATTTCTTTTCACGCAAGGCACTTCTACTAGCCCAGCTACAGGGTCACAAACTAAGCCAAGCATGTTTTTTAAGGTTATCGCAAAAGCTTCAGCACATTGAGCAGGAGATCCTCCAGCCATTTCAACGATTGCTGCAGCAGCCATTCCAGAGGCAGATCCAACTTCTGCCTGACAACCACCCGCTGCTCCTGAAATAGAAGCATTATTTGCCACCACAAATCCAAAAGCCCCAGATGTAAACAAATAGCGTATCATCTGTTCTCTTGTAGGATTCAATTTGTTTTTCACTGCAAATAAAGTACCAGGAACTACTCCTGCCGAACCCGCTGTCGGAGTTGCACATATTGTGCCCATGGCAGCATTCACTTCGTTCGTTGCAACTGCCTTACTTACTGCATCTAACATAAGCTCTCCAGTTAACGTATTCCCTTTTTTAAGATAGTTTTGTAAAAGAACGGCGTCTCCACCAGTTAATCCTGAAGTAGAATGAACGCCTCGTAATCCTTTTTCTACAGCCTCTTCCATGACCGTCAAATTGCGATCCATTTGAGCCATTATTTCTTCTCTGGAACGATCTGTAATCATTATTTCTTGTTCTATCATTATTTCAGAGATAAGTTTATTTTCCTGGGTTGCTCGCTCCACTAATTCACGAACATTACGAAATAGAACTTCCATTTGTATTCCCCCTTAATCGGCGATTCTTGTTACTTGCGTAATATTAGGTAATTCGCCAATTTCTTTTAATATTTGTGCATTCACATTTTGATCGACTTCAATAACCATTAATGCCATATTTCCTTTTTCTCGACGCGAAACTTCCATATGCCCAATATTAATATCGTATTTTGCTAAACAGTTTGACACACTTGCAATGCAACCCGAACGATCCTCATGAACTACTAAAATAGCAGCCATATCTCCAGAAAGACGTAGTGGAAAACCATTTAACTCCGTAATTTCTGTCTTTCCTCCACCAATTGAAATTCCGACCATAGACATTTCTGAGCTTTCATCACCAATGATGATGCGAGCGGTATTAGGATGCTCAGTATGTGCAGTTTCTGGAATAAATTCATATGTTAACCCTGCTTGTTCTGCATCCTTAAACGCCGTCTTTATACGTTCATCAAATGTATCGTAATCTAGCAATCCGCCAATAATTGCTATGTCTGTTCCATGTCCTTTATATGTTTCTGCAAAAGATCCATATAAATGTATTTTAGCCCAAGTAGGCTGTTTTCCAAATAAGTCTCTAGCCACTCTTCCAATACGAGCCGCTCCAGCAGTATGAGAGGAGGATGGACCAATCATGACTGGTCCGATAATATCAAAAACAGATTTAAATTTCACTGATTAAACCTCCATAAGATGTTTTGTACTCCCATTTTACACTCAAAATCCAAAATAAACAAAGTATTGTCTATTGTCTAGAGTGAATGGAGTAAGAGGATATATTATCAATTATATGTTTTAGGATATGACTCAAGACGATATATGCCGTGGATCAGAAGCTAAAATCTAAAAAAAGCATACTCCTAAATGGATAAATCTACCGTTTAGCAAGTAAATCCTCATATAACACATTTAACTGACATACAAAATAGTTTAGCTGGTCTATTTGACAAAAAAACCATGTAGAAGAAATAAATGTCTCCACATGGTTTTTGAATTATTCTACAGATAAAATATATGGGTACAACGGCTGTTTGCCATTATACACTTCTACTTCTACATCTTCATATTGAGCTTCGATAAAAGCAGCGAATTCATTTGCTTCCTCTTCACTTACGTCTTCTCCGTAAATGACAGTAACTATTTCAGCTTCTTCATCCATTAATGTTTGGATTAGGCTAGTAGTTACTTCTTTTAAAGAAGGATTTGAAAGAACAATTTTACCTTCTGCAAGCGCCATGAAATCATCTTTTTTAATTTCGACTCCATCTATTGATGTATCACGAACAGCAAATGTTACTTGTCCAGTTTTGACATGTGCATACGCTTCGCTCATATTGTTTTTATTTTCTTCCACAGTTGCTTGTGGGTTAAAGGCTAATATTGCAGCCATACCTTGCGGGATAGTTTTAGTAGGAACTACAGCAGCTTCAATCCCTAGTATTTCCGCAGCTTGCTCTGCAGCCATTACAATATTTTTGTTGTTTGGTAAGATCAAGACACGCTCTGCTCCAACAGCTTCAACAGCTTTCACGATATCCTCTGTGGATGGATTCATCGTTTGTCCACCTTCGATAACTGCTGATGCGCCTAAGCTTTTTAATAGTTCCGAAACACCAGTACCCATAGCTACAGTAACAATTGCATATGGATGAACTTCTGCTTTTTTCTTTGTTGCTTCAGTTGAATATCCTTCTCCAACGATTTCAGTATGTTGTTGACGCATATTTTCAATTTTAATCTTGATGAGGTCACCATATTGTTGACCGTATGTTAAAACCTCACCAGGTGTTTCTGAATGAATATGAATTTTCGCAATTTCATCGTCAGAAATCACTAGCAAAGAATCACCATACTCGCTTAAGTCATTCCGGAAAGCCGTTTCATCAAATGCTTTTTTACCATCCTCGAAACGAACCATAAATTCTGTACAAAAGCCGAATTCAATATCTGCAGTATCCATAAAACCTTGAACATTCTTATGGTGCTCCGCACTTACAAGGTCATCCATTGAAGAACCTACCGTCTTACTTGGTAACGCTTCCCCTTTTAGACTTGCTAAAAATCCTTCGTATACAAATACTAATCCTTGCCCACCACTATCAACTACTCCAACCTCTTTTAAAACTGGCAGAAGATCTGGTGTTCTGTCCAAAGATTTTTTTGCTTCTTCTACTATTGCTTGCATCAGTTCACGAATATCTTCCACATCTTCGCTAACCTCTACAGCTTTTCTTGCAGAATCCTTCGCGACTGTTAAGATAGTTCCTTCTACTGGCTTCATCACTGCTTTGTATGCAGTTTCAACACCGTAATTAAGTGCGTCTGCAAATTGTTTTGCATTTAACACATCCATTTGTTCAATCGATTTACCGAAACCACGGAACAATTGTGATAAAATAACGCCTGAATTTCCACGAGCCCCCATAAGTAAACCTTTTGAGAGTGCTTGCGCTGTTTTCCCAATATGTTCATTTGTATGCGCAGCTGTTTCTTTTGCACCTGAGGTCATGGATAGATTCATATTAGTACCTGTGTCACCATCTGGAACAGGAAATACATTTAATGCATCTACATAATCCGCATTCTGGAAAAGGTGATGTGCTCCCATCTGAACCATGTCTGCAAATTGGATACCATTGATTGATTTCATTATTTTCTCTCCTTATTTCACACGTTTGCCACGCGAACTCCTTGAACATACACATTAACGGATTTCACTGACATACCAAGAGATTTGTTTAGTGTGTATTTTACTTTTGACTGTACTTGATAGGCTATTTCTGAAATTTTCGTACCGTAGCTAACAATTATATACATGTCAATATGTAGATTTTCTTTTTCTTGTCTCACTAAAACACCTTTAGTGAAATTTTCTTTTCTTAATATGTCTGTTAATCCATCTCGAATTTGATGCTTTGATGCCATACCAACTATCCCATAGCATTCAATTGCGGCTCCACCGGCAATTTGAGCAACTGTATCTTGTGATATATCAATTAGTCCGAATTCATTTTTCAATTCAATTGACATGTTAAGACCTCCCAAGTCTTTTTGACTATCCTTTATTGTACTACACCCATTAAAATTATAAAAGAGACGTTTACTTTCGTCCACTTTTTCAATGTTTTGGAATTATATGCAAGTAAATTTAAAGAAAAACCAGAAAAAAAGAGGGTGACCGCTTGGATTTTCGCTGCAGTCGTACGCTTTCCGCAGGGTGAGCGATGAGCCATCCCCGCCGCTTTGGCGTACGTTGGGATGTCTCATTTGCCCACTCATCCGGCAGGAGTCGACGCCTGCAGCGAAAATCCAAAGAAATTGCTTGCTTATTTAGTATCAGCTTGCTAAAAACAAAATCCTATCCAGTTTTTCGACTGTGTGAGTCTAACAAATGGCTTAGGGCAATAGATCGTTCATTGAAAGCAATCAATTCAACACGAAAGCAACTAGATTCCTGGTAAAAGCAACCGATTATTTAAATAGTATGTTTATTACTTGATGTGATACGACTTTGATTTCGAGCTATTCTGGGAACAATATGTCTTAAAGCTATGAACTCGCTAGCTAGCATCTGCTAGACCCTTTTGTAGCGTTCGAGATGTGCTTTATCACATTCGTAGTGGATATTATATCGCTCAACCATTTTTGTTAATATTTAATTTCGATAAATTAGTATTTTTCCATTGATTTTCGCTACAGGCGGCGACTCCAGTGGGATCAAGTGAGTAAGATGAGACTTCACAACGTACGTGCAAGCGGCGGTGAAGGCTCATCACTCACCCCACGGAAAGCGTCCGTCCTGCAGCGAAAATCTTAGCGGACACTTCATTCAACACACTACGAGGCAGTATCCCTAAACGGCGTCTTGCGCTTTTCTATGCTGGCC carries:
- the recG gene encoding ATP-dependent DNA helicase RecG; this encodes METSRNDLVTSLKGVGSGTANALQDLGIITLEDLVLTFPYRHEDFRLKNLAETAHNERVTVEGRVESEPSLLFLGKNKSRMQVRILAGQHLIKAVFFNQGYLKDKIIPGSIVTVSGKWDRGRQVINVSTFSIGPKTDLQDFEPVYSLKGSINQKTFRKFMRQALDLMKETLIDALPASIRVPYRLPGISDALEGIHFPQDAEHSKDARRRFVYEELLVFQLKMQAIKKVRKEQNVGNGIIFHNDLVKKLIETLPYELTNAQKRVVNEICRDLREPHRMNRLLQGDVGSGKTIVAAICLYAVITAGYQGALMAPTEILAEQHASSLDEWLAPIGVRIALLTGSTKAKARRAVLENLEAGTIDLLIGTHALIQPDVAFKKLGLVITDEQHRFGVEQRRVLKDKGENPDVLFMTATPIPRTLAITAFGEMDVSIIDEMPAGRKKIETHWMKPDQLHKLIARLKNELATGRQAYIICPLIEESEKLDVQNAVDVYNMMAEELGGNSTVGLMHGRLHSDEKEQVMRDFSEGNIQVLVSTTVVEVGVNVPNATFMIIFDAERFGLAQLHQLRGRVGRGEHQSYCILLADPKSEEGKERMTSMTETNDGFILAEKDLELRGPGDFFGKKQSGLPEFKVADLVHDYRALNTAKVDAERLLESKEFWDSDELAVLREMLINSKAMDGERID
- the sdaAA gene encoding L-serine ammonia-lyase, iron-sulfur-dependent, subunit alpha, translated to MEVLFRNVRELVERATQENKLISEIMIEQEIMITDRSREEIMAQMDRNLTVMEEAVEKGLRGVHSTSGLTGGDAVLLQNYLKKGNTLTGELMLDAVSKAVATNEVNAAMGTICATPTAGSAGVVPGTLFAVKNKLNPTREQMIRYLFTSGAFGFVVANNASISGAAGGCQAEVGSASGMAAAAIVEMAGGSPAQCAEAFAITLKNMLGLVCDPVAGLVEVPCVKRNAMGASNSLVAADMALAGVTSRIPCDEVIDAMYKIGQTMPASLRETGQGGLAATPTGKWLEAKIFGGAVVGSGN
- the sdaAB gene encoding L-serine ammonia-lyase, iron-sulfur-dependent subunit beta, which produces MKFKSVFDIIGPVMIGPSSSHTAGAARIGRVARDLFGKQPTWAKIHLYGSFAETYKGHGTDIAIIGGLLDYDTFDERIKTAFKDAEQAGLTYEFIPETAHTEHPNTARIIIGDESSEMSMVGISIGGGKTEITELNGFPLRLSGDMAAILVVHEDRSGCIASVSNCLAKYDINIGHMEVSRREKGNMALMVIEVDQNVNAQILKEIGELPNITQVTRIAD
- a CDS encoding DAK2 domain-containing protein: MKSINGIQFADMVQMGAHHLFQNADYVDALNVFPVPDGDTGTNMNLSMTSGAKETAAHTNEHIGKTAQALSKGLLMGARGNSGVILSQLFRGFGKSIEQMDVLNAKQFADALNYGVETAYKAVMKPVEGTILTVAKDSARKAVEVSEDVEDIRELMQAIVEEAKKSLDRTPDLLPVLKEVGVVDSGGQGLVFVYEGFLASLKGEALPSKTVGSSMDDLVSAEHHKNVQGFMDTADIEFGFCTEFMVRFEDGKKAFDETAFRNDLSEYGDSLLVISDDEIAKIHIHSETPGEVLTYGQQYGDLIKIKIENMRQQHTEIVGEGYSTEATKKKAEVHPYAIVTVAMGTGVSELLKSLGASAVIEGGQTMNPSTEDIVKAVEAVGAERVLILPNNKNIVMAAEQAAEILGIEAAVVPTKTIPQGMAAILAFNPQATVEENKNNMSEAYAHVKTGQVTFAVRDTSIDGVEIKKDDFMALAEGKIVLSNPSLKEVTTSLIQTLMDEEAEIVTVIYGEDVSEEEANEFAAFIEAQYEDVEVEVYNGKQPLYPYILSVE
- a CDS encoding Asp23/Gls24 family envelope stress response protein, with the protein product MSIELKNEFGLIDISQDTVAQIAGGAAIECYGIVGMASKHQIRDGLTDILRKENFTKGVLVRQEKENLHIDMYIIVSYGTKISEIAYQVQSKVKYTLNKSLGMSVKSVNVYVQGVRVANV